The Fodinibius saliphilus genome has a segment encoding these proteins:
- the hutU gene encoding urocanate hydratase, translated as MSTDTGVVKNIKAPTGTEIECKGWHQEAAMRMLMNNLDPDVAEKPDDLIVYGGSGKAARNWECYHKILETLKRLENDETMLVQSGKPVGVFRTHEEAPRVLIANSHLVPNWANWDKFRELEKKGLTMYGQMTAGSWIYIGTQGILQGTYETFAECARQKFDGTLQGQLLVTAGLGGMGGAQPLAATMNGAACIGIEVDEHRIDRRVETGYCDIKCTNLDEALEKALDAKEKGEALSIGLLGNVAEVLPAMLEKGVIPDVLTDQTSAHDLHVGYIPAGMSLEEAAEERELNPEMYQEAVLDSMVTHVDTMLKMQKKGAITFDYGNNLRGQVADHRGMQEAFNFPGFVPAFIRPLFCRGSGPFRWAALSGNPDDIYTTDKAVLETFPEKAALARWIEKAQDQVQFQGLPSRICWLEYGERAEMGAKFNWLVKKGKVDAPLVIGRDHLDTGSVASPNRETESMKDGSDAIADWPLLNAMLNTASGASWVSLHHGGGVGIGYSIHAGMVCVADGTEMADERLQRVLTNDPGSGVMRHADAGYDEAVQTAKERGLDLPMVD; from the coding sequence GAATGTAAGGGGTGGCATCAGGAAGCGGCCATGCGGATGTTGATGAATAATCTGGATCCTGATGTGGCAGAGAAACCCGATGACCTTATTGTGTATGGAGGAAGCGGGAAAGCCGCCCGTAACTGGGAATGCTATCATAAAATTCTGGAAACGTTGAAACGTCTTGAAAATGATGAAACGATGCTGGTGCAAAGTGGTAAGCCGGTTGGGGTATTTCGCACTCATGAAGAAGCTCCTCGTGTGCTTATTGCCAATTCTCATTTAGTACCAAACTGGGCTAATTGGGATAAGTTCCGGGAGCTTGAAAAGAAAGGCTTGACCATGTATGGCCAAATGACGGCGGGCTCTTGGATCTATATTGGGACACAGGGCATTCTGCAGGGGACGTATGAGACTTTTGCTGAATGTGCGAGACAGAAATTTGACGGTACGTTGCAGGGACAACTACTGGTAACAGCTGGTCTTGGTGGCATGGGGGGAGCGCAGCCACTGGCAGCAACGATGAATGGTGCGGCTTGTATTGGAATTGAAGTAGATGAGCACCGTATCGATCGGCGCGTTGAAACAGGCTATTGTGATATCAAGTGTACCAACCTCGATGAAGCTCTTGAAAAAGCACTGGATGCTAAAGAAAAAGGGGAAGCGTTGTCTATTGGTCTATTGGGTAATGTTGCTGAAGTTTTACCTGCAATGTTAGAAAAAGGAGTTATTCCCGATGTACTTACTGATCAGACTTCTGCGCATGATTTGCATGTAGGATATATTCCAGCCGGTATGTCACTTGAGGAGGCGGCCGAAGAGCGAGAGTTGAATCCTGAGATGTACCAAGAGGCAGTGCTGGATTCTATGGTTACTCATGTGGATACTATGCTAAAAATGCAGAAAAAAGGGGCCATTACGTTTGATTACGGCAATAATCTTCGGGGACAGGTGGCCGACCATCGGGGGATGCAAGAGGCATTTAACTTCCCGGGTTTTGTGCCTGCTTTTATTCGTCCGTTATTTTGCCGTGGTTCCGGTCCGTTCCGTTGGGCTGCTCTTTCCGGTAATCCTGATGATATTTATACTACGGATAAAGCGGTGCTGGAGACCTTTCCTGAAAAAGCAGCGCTTGCCCGTTGGATTGAAAAGGCGCAAGACCAAGTGCAGTTTCAAGGGCTGCCGTCTCGAATTTGCTGGCTGGAGTATGGTGAGCGTGCTGAAATGGGAGCTAAATTCAATTGGTTGGTCAAAAAAGGAAAGGTTGATGCCCCATTGGTTATTGGTCGTGATCACCTGGATACGGGTTCTGTGGCCTCACCTAATCGTGAAACTGAATCAATGAAAGACGGATCAGATGCGATTGCGGATTGGCCTTTGTTGAACGCGATGCTGAATACAGCCAGCGGTGCCAGTTGGGTATCACTGCATCACGGTGGTGGCGTAGGTATTGGCTATTCTATTCATGCCGGAATGGTGTGTGTGGCTGATGGTACTGAAATGGCCGATGAGCGATTGCAACGGGTGTTAACAAATGACCCGGGTAGTGGGGTAATGCGTCACGCTGATGCAGGATACGATGAGGCAGTGCAAACAGCTAAAGAGCGCGGATTAGATCTGCCGATGGTGGATTAG
- a CDS encoding class I SAM-dependent methyltransferase — protein sequence MPVSTCILCNSDDVQLFYTDQSEHYASDYYQCQNCQLIFAAPKDRPSTDEELARYETHENDPNDKGYRNFLGQLFKPLNDLLEPKSKGLDFGCGPGPTLNLMFEEHGHAVNIYDPFYADDESVFNKRYDFITATEVVEHLFYPRKEFKRLWDCLKPGGYLGIMTKLAENDKSFFANWHYRLDETHVTFYTQKTFQWLANNWETSVTFPGDRVIIFQKPE from the coding sequence ATGCCTGTATCAACGTGCATCTTATGCAACAGTGACGATGTGCAACTTTTTTATACTGACCAATCTGAGCATTATGCCAGTGACTACTATCAGTGCCAGAACTGTCAACTAATTTTTGCAGCGCCTAAAGATCGTCCCTCAACTGATGAAGAGCTTGCACGATATGAAACGCACGAAAATGATCCCAATGATAAGGGGTATCGCAACTTCTTGGGGCAACTTTTTAAACCACTCAATGACTTGCTGGAACCGAAAAGCAAGGGACTCGATTTTGGCTGCGGACCGGGACCAACACTCAATCTTATGTTTGAAGAACATGGACATGCGGTTAATATCTACGATCCCTTTTATGCAGATGATGAATCGGTGTTTAATAAAAGGTATGATTTTATAACTGCGACTGAAGTAGTTGAGCACCTTTTTTATCCGCGAAAAGAGTTCAAAAGACTTTGGGACTGCCTAAAACCCGGTGGCTATTTAGGAATCATGACAAAGCTTGCTGAAAATGATAAATCTTTCTTTGCAAATTGGCACTACCGGTTAGATGAAACCCATGTCACCTTTTATACCCAAAAAACATTCCAGTGGCTAGCTAATAACTGGGAAACTTCAGTAACATTTCCCGGTGATCGGGTGATCATTTTTCAAAAGCCGGAATAA
- a CDS encoding MFS transporter gives MSNSIPKRILPVIVVAQFAGTSLWFAGNAVIPDLVQELQLTEMAVGYITSAVQFGFISGTLLFALLSVADRISPSKVFVGCALFGAAFNTLTVYSDTFLLLMISRFCTGFFLAGIYPVGMKIASDWHREGLGKALGYLVGALVVGTAFPHLIKYLAADLPWRTILFATSAFSALGGMVLYLAVPDGPYQGKKGDFEPSVMFRLFKNHNFRSAAFGYFGHMWELYTFWAFVPLMIGFYAETNGAIYGAVPLWSFAIIGIGGVSCAVGGYWALRTSSKKVALVSLVGSGICCLLVPFAFGISFYLFISLLLIWGIFVVSDSPQFSTLVAQSADREYVATGLTIVNSVGFAITIFSIQLVNMMWAHWQSPAVFLVMAAGPLVGAIAIMKYQLYPKNNETTVSE, from the coding sequence ATGTCCAATTCTATTCCCAAGCGTATTCTTCCGGTTATTGTGGTGGCCCAATTTGCAGGCACTTCTCTTTGGTTTGCAGGTAATGCCGTTATACCTGATTTGGTTCAAGAACTGCAGCTCACAGAGATGGCAGTAGGATATATTACCTCTGCTGTACAGTTTGGGTTTATCAGTGGTACTCTATTGTTTGCATTGTTAAGTGTAGCAGACCGTATTTCTCCCAGTAAGGTTTTTGTGGGATGCGCTCTTTTTGGAGCTGCCTTTAATACGTTGACGGTATATTCCGATACTTTTCTATTGTTAATGATCAGTAGATTTTGCACTGGTTTTTTCTTGGCCGGAATCTACCCGGTGGGTATGAAAATTGCCTCCGATTGGCACAGAGAGGGATTGGGAAAAGCGCTTGGATACTTGGTAGGTGCCCTTGTGGTAGGTACCGCATTTCCACACCTGATCAAGTACCTAGCGGCCGATCTCCCATGGCGAACTATTCTGTTTGCTACCTCTGCATTCTCTGCTCTCGGTGGAATGGTGCTCTATTTGGCAGTACCCGATGGTCCGTACCAAGGTAAGAAAGGGGACTTTGAGCCCTCAGTAATGTTTCGTTTGTTTAAGAATCATAACTTCCGTTCTGCAGCCTTTGGTTACTTCGGACATATGTGGGAGCTTTACACTTTTTGGGCTTTTGTGCCACTGATGATTGGCTTTTATGCCGAAACCAATGGCGCAATTTATGGGGCGGTTCCACTATGGTCGTTCGCTATTATTGGCATAGGAGGAGTAAGCTGTGCGGTTGGGGGATACTGGGCCCTTAGAACAAGCAGCAAGAAAGTAGCTCTTGTTTCATTGGTGGGTTCGGGTATATGTTGTCTGCTTGTTCCTTTCGCCTTCGGAATTTCTTTTTATCTATTCATAAGTCTTCTGCTGATATGGGGCATTTTTGTAGTATCGGATTCGCCCCAGTTTTCTACCCTTGTAGCGCAGTCAGCCGATCGTGAATATGTAGCTACGGGATTAACAATAGTAAATAGCGTAGGTTTTGCTATTACTATTTTTAGTATTCAGTTGGTGAATATGATGTGGGCTCACTGGCAGAGTCCAGCTGTGTTTTTAGTGATGGCAGCAGGACCATTAGTGGGAGCAATTGCTATTATGAAATATCAGTTGTATCCAAAGAATAATGAAACTACTGTTTCGGAATAA
- a CDS encoding DUF456 domain-containing protein, producing the protein METILVILGGLLIVAGFIGALLPVVPGPPISYLGLVVLQLTSAHPFSLKFFIIWALIIAMLMVLDNVIPAYGTKKLGGSAYGVWGCIMGMLVGIFFSPIGLIVGPLAGAFIGELVGGKTSDQAIRSAAGSFLGFMASTVLKLIASGMMGYYFFMNL; encoded by the coding sequence ATGGAAACAATTCTTGTCATTCTAGGAGGCCTTCTTATTGTCGCAGGGTTTATTGGAGCCTTATTACCGGTTGTACCCGGTCCGCCCATTAGTTATTTGGGGCTAGTTGTTCTTCAGTTAACTTCTGCTCATCCCTTTAGCTTGAAGTTTTTCATTATTTGGGCCCTTATTATAGCTATGCTAATGGTTCTAGATAATGTGATTCCTGCCTACGGTACAAAAAAGCTTGGCGGTTCTGCCTATGGTGTTTGGGGCTGTATTATGGGCATGCTAGTCGGGATATTCTTTTCTCCTATAGGATTAATAGTTGGTCCCTTGGCGGGTGCATTTATAGGTGAGCTGGTTGGTGGTAAAACCTCAGATCAGGCTATACGTTCTGCTGCTGGTTCTTTTTTGGGGTTCATGGCAAGTACTGTATTAAAGCTTATAGCCAGTGGAATGATGGGATATTACTTTTTTATGAATTTATAA
- a CDS encoding NADP-dependent oxidoreductase, whose translation MNKVIKLANRPTGKPVSSDFKIEEIKKPSPSDGEMLLKPKFVSVDPYLRGRMRDVESYVDPFKLNKAISSPIVAEVISSENTSFEKGDYVTAELEWKKYQLSNGNGLRKINPDLAPLSAHLGVLGLTGIAAFIGLTEIGVPKEEETLVVSGAAGAVGSVVGQIGKIKGCHVVGIAGSDEKVELLKSKFGFDAAINYKTTENMSNAISQAAESGVDVYFDNVAGDISDGVYQNMNNFGRIINCGAIALYNATSVPTGPRLEPMMVQKRLSMQGFIVSDYQEKFPEAVKQLAKWLKKGELEYAETIVEGFDNIPNAFLGLFEGDNKGKMIVKI comes from the coding sequence ATGAATAAAGTAATAAAACTAGCAAATAGACCGACGGGAAAGCCTGTAAGTTCAGATTTTAAAATTGAAGAAATCAAAAAACCGTCTCCATCTGATGGGGAAATGCTTTTAAAGCCCAAATTTGTTTCTGTAGATCCATATTTGCGGGGAAGAATGAGGGATGTAGAATCTTATGTTGACCCGTTTAAGCTGAATAAGGCGATTAGTTCACCAATAGTAGCGGAAGTTATATCCAGCGAAAATACATCATTTGAAAAAGGAGATTATGTAACAGCTGAATTGGAATGGAAAAAATATCAGCTTTCAAATGGTAATGGATTACGTAAGATAAATCCCGATTTAGCTCCCCTTTCTGCACATCTTGGGGTCTTGGGGCTGACAGGTATTGCAGCCTTTATTGGTCTGACAGAAATTGGTGTGCCCAAGGAGGAAGAGACGTTGGTTGTTTCTGGAGCCGCAGGAGCTGTAGGGAGTGTTGTCGGTCAAATTGGAAAAATAAAAGGGTGCCACGTAGTTGGTATTGCTGGATCAGATGAGAAAGTAGAGTTATTAAAGTCAAAATTCGGATTTGATGCCGCTATTAATTATAAGACTACAGAAAATATGAGTAATGCTATATCACAGGCCGCAGAAAGCGGAGTTGATGTTTATTTTGATAATGTAGCAGGCGATATATCGGATGGGGTATACCAAAACATGAATAATTTTGGGCGTATTATAAACTGTGGAGCTATCGCACTTTATAATGCGACTTCAGTGCCGACCGGACCGCGCTTAGAGCCAATGATGGTACAAAAACGACTTTCGATGCAGGGATTTATTGTAAGCGATTACCAGGAAAAGTTCCCCGAAGCAGTGAAACAGTTGGCGAAATGGCTTAAAAAAGGGGAGCTGGAATATGCAGAAACTATTGTAGAGGGGTTTGATAACATCCCCAATGCTTTTTTAGGTCTTTTCGAAGGAGATAACAAAGGAAAAATGATAGTGAAAATTTAA
- a CDS encoding TetR/AcrR family transcriptional regulator encodes MMEGKNNDKRTAVLSATLNLVSNRGFHNTPMAKIAELADVSAGTIYNYFSNKQDLVDSLYLEIKNAFTTAAFQEYDEDMPVKEGVRCVWFNMIGYKMSNQKQANFLSQCENSQIVSEAVRKRALQHLQPLIELWERGQKEGTIRMVSPYLLYAYAVYPLSFFVAIEERNEFKLTKEMREQSFEMAWSAISLK; translated from the coding sequence ATGATGGAAGGTAAAAATAATGATAAACGTACTGCTGTATTATCAGCTACCCTAAACTTGGTAAGTAATCGCGGTTTTCATAACACTCCCATGGCAAAGATTGCTGAGCTGGCCGATGTCTCAGCCGGAACTATATATAATTATTTTAGTAATAAGCAGGATCTGGTTGATAGCTTATACCTTGAGATTAAAAATGCATTTACTACAGCTGCATTTCAGGAGTATGATGAAGATATGCCAGTGAAAGAGGGGGTAAGATGCGTTTGGTTTAATATGATTGGATATAAAATGTCTAACCAAAAGCAGGCAAATTTTCTATCACAGTGTGAAAATTCCCAAATTGTATCGGAGGCTGTACGGAAACGGGCTCTACAACATCTGCAACCACTGATAGAATTGTGGGAACGAGGTCAAAAAGAGGGAACTATTCGAATGGTTTCCCCCTATTTGCTATATGCGTATGCCGTTTATCCGTTGTCATTTTTTGTCGCTATAGAAGAACGAAATGAATTTAAATTAACAAAAGAGATGCGTGAACAGTCATTTGAAATGGCTTGGAGTGCAATCTCATTAAAGTAA
- a CDS encoding iron-containing alcohol dehydrogenase yields the protein MNNFDFYNPTKILFGKGKIENITDEIPEGAKVLMTYGGGSIKQNGIYEQVKDALEDFKVVEFGGIPPNPEYEVLLDALDVIKEEDIDFMLAVGGGSVIDGTKFLSAAALYEGDNPWELLTEHNRVEEGLPFGTVLTLPATGSEMNSGAVVSRKETKEKLAMGGPGLFPKFSALDPTVIRTVPERQLANGITDAFTHVLEQYMTYPAGGHLQDRFAESIMQTLIEVAPKVMEDQSDYEIASNFMWSCTMALNGLIQKGVPTDWAVHAMGHELTALYGIDHARTLAIIAPRHYEENFGSKKEKLAQYGERVWNITEGDMDSKATKAIQKTESFFHSLNIDTKLSDYTDNYEETAEIIASRFKERGWLGLGEHENIDPDKVEEIVKKAY from the coding sequence ATGAATAATTTCGATTTTTATAATCCAACAAAAATCCTTTTTGGAAAGGGGAAAATAGAAAATATAACAGATGAAATTCCGGAAGGTGCCAAGGTGCTAATGACCTATGGCGGTGGAAGTATTAAACAAAATGGTATTTATGAACAGGTAAAGGATGCGCTGGAAGATTTTAAAGTAGTGGAATTTGGCGGTATTCCCCCGAATCCCGAATATGAAGTACTTCTTGATGCACTTGATGTTATTAAGGAAGAAGATATTGATTTCATGTTGGCCGTTGGAGGAGGATCGGTTATTGATGGAACTAAGTTTTTATCTGCTGCGGCCCTATATGAAGGGGATAATCCCTGGGAACTCTTAACAGAACATAATCGTGTGGAAGAAGGATTGCCATTTGGGACAGTATTAACGCTACCCGCGACCGGCTCGGAGATGAATTCCGGAGCGGTAGTCTCACGCAAAGAGACAAAGGAAAAATTAGCTATGGGTGGGCCTGGACTTTTCCCGAAGTTTTCGGCTTTGGATCCTACAGTTATTAGAACTGTACCGGAGCGCCAACTGGCAAATGGTATTACAGATGCATTTACCCACGTATTAGAGCAATATATGACATATCCCGCAGGTGGGCATCTGCAAGATCGTTTTGCTGAGAGTATTATGCAGACTCTTATTGAAGTGGCACCTAAAGTAATGGAAGATCAGTCGGATTATGAGATCGCCTCAAACTTTATGTGGAGCTGTACAATGGCACTGAATGGTCTAATTCAAAAAGGAGTGCCCACGGATTGGGCTGTACATGCCATGGGGCATGAACTCACGGCGTTGTATGGAATAGACCACGCTCGGACATTAGCGATAATAGCCCCCCGCCATTACGAAGAAAACTTCGGGAGTAAGAAGGAGAAGCTAGCTCAATATGGGGAGCGAGTGTGGAATATTACAGAAGGGGATATGGATTCAAAGGCTACCAAAGCAATTCAAAAGACCGAGTCTTTTTTCCACTCTCTCAATATTGATACAAAACTGTCAGACTATACGGATAACTACGAAGAAACCGCTGAAATTATAGCAAGTCGTTTCAAAGAGCGAGGATGGCTCGGACTTGGAGAACATGAAAATATAGATCCTGATAAAGTTGAGGAAATTGTGAAAAAGGCATACTGA